A single Uloborus diversus isolate 005 chromosome 7, Udiv.v.3.1, whole genome shotgun sequence DNA region contains:
- the LOC129226367 gene encoding gem-associated protein 2-like produces the protein MPLKKLEKMNGVEIKEVLKRIASLDKDFFLHYSKQIHQHRFALERKFPCSETKRHVLPDIISESNSCAFCLGIIICRKIYPEVTIAEDLHHSHRPRISIVIHLSQYDIHILLTYILKWYQIIGLTESLARWMFALLICLKEPVTNKTSEFLSSLSQKFKTDQNSKTGAELVRLCYLVKCINSLFNLNRQKDIKRLMQYAKLAGEMLSESD, from the coding sequence ATGCCACTGAAGAAATTGGAGAAGATGAATGGTGTTGAAATTAAAGAAGTGTTAAAAAGAATTGCTAGCTTggacaaagatttttttctgcattactCGAAGCAAATACATCAGCATAGGTTTGCGTTGGAACGAAAGTTCCCCTGCAGTGAAACTAAGCGTCATGTTTTGCCTGACATCATCAGTGAAAGTAACTCTTGTGCTTTCTGCTTAGGCATTATTATCTGTCGAAAAATTTATCCCGAAGTTACGATAGCTGAAGATCTTCATCATTCTCATCGACCTCGCATCAGTATTGTTATTCATTTAAGTCAGTATGATATTCACATTTTATTGACATACATTCTTAAGTGGTATCAAATTATTGGCCTAACTGAAAGTCTTGCAAGGTGGATGTTTGCTCTTCTAATTTGCCTTAAGGAACCTGTGACTAATAAAACCAGTGAATTCCTAAGCAGTTTATCGCAAAAGTTCAAAACTGATCAAAATTCAAAGACTGGTGCAGAATTGGTTAGACTTTGCTATTTGGTAAAGTGTATAAATTCACTCTTCAATTTGAACAGACAGAAAGATATCAAGAGATTGATGCAATATGCGAAATTAGCTGGGGAAATGTTGTCAGAGTCAGATTAA